The Toxoplasma gondii ME49 chromosome XI, whole genome shotgun sequence region ACTGGTGTGACTGTGAAGAGCGGAGGCACTATATTGATCAAGTGATTATGCCTCACGGCGAATACTGCATTTTCCCTGACAAAGTTTCACCTGTGGCACCACTCCCACTAGCTGTCGAAGCAGACGTCTTTTAAGGAAGTGCATTTGAACTCTGTCATTGGCCGTATTTGACCACCATGAAGAGCAAATGTGTGCGTCTGGTGCCGTTTCTATACTGTGGAATCTACGTTGTTTCCGGGACGTCTGATAAAGATTTTCAGGTAAGCTCAAATGTGCGGTTGAGGATAGTATGGATTCGTTATTTAGAACACCGGATTCCGGCAAAATAACAATGACGCTAACAAGCCTTGTGTCGGCTGCGGTATTGCTCCTAAAAATTGAGAGGTGCATATCTGGCTGACTTCCGCTGAAGAGACCTGCAGGGAACCCTGGTAACACTTTTATCCCAAGCGATTGGCTCCGTTGTTTCCGGGTCCTCTACAGGCTGAGACTGAAATCACGTCTTCATTTGTGACGGGTAAGCGAGAAAACTATATCCGGACACTCTTGAAACCGACATGGGGAAGCATATGCATTTCAGCTCTGACAATTAAAACGCCTTACGTGCAGGCACAACCTGCTCCAGAAATGCACCACGATGGAATCTCGAGGAACACTTTCCTCGGctgcgagaagacgagcgaaATACCGCTGATGACGCAGTTCTGGACAGACTTGAGGAGAGAGCTATAGCGTTCG contains the following coding sequences:
- a CDS encoding hypothetical protein (encoded by transcript TGME49_216155), whose product is MKSKCVRLVPFLYCGIYVVSGTSDKDFQAETEITSSFVTGTTCSRNAPRWNLEEHFPRLREDERNTADDAVLDRLEERAIAFAEQHRGTLDRSLGDALEEYEKIDEELDRFALYWSLKTSQNLADDTLRRKRSKADTRASR